TGAAATGATAAAAGCGGCAAGATAGGTTCTCAATTCAACTCGACCTCTCTCTCACTATTCTGAATCAAATCCCTCAAAGCCCTATTCCACTTGTCCATCACAACTTTTTTTGAGAAAAAGCGACGGTACACATTATAAGCATTTTCTCTTGAAAGTTGCAATTGTTGAGGCGATTCTGCTATTTTCAAAATTTCATCTCTAACCGAAGAAATATTTTGATCTGTCAAAATAAGCCCCACCTTAAATTCTCGAATCCACTCAGCAAGGGAAGAATTTTCAGATCCCGCATATATCACTGGTTTTCCGACTGCGAGAGAGCCAAAAAATTTTGAAGGGACCACAACTCCATCCCACTCTGAACGCAAACTCGCTAAATGAATATCCGCTGCATTTAATCTTTTTTCAAGATCCTCCTCATTTGCAAAAGAAGCAAAACGGATATTGGAATCCTCTAAAGTTACCGCTTCACGAAGCTCTTGGAATCGATTGCCCCGACAGGCAAAGCAAAACACAACTTTAGAATTTTTCACCCGAAGCTCCCGAGCTAACTGAAGAAAAAGTGAAAAATCATGAGCCTTACCCATATTTCCAGAATACAATAATCCTAGCTTGGCATCTCCAAAGAGTTTCCTACGAACCTGAAAATCTCCGGATTCAATCTGATCAGGCTCCACCAGCGCCCATGGAACCAGGGTTTCAGCCCTTGCCCGATGATGGTATGCATCCAAACGCTTTCTCATGCAAGGACCAATATCCACCATCAAATCAACTCTCTTATATGCCCATCCCATCCATTTTTTGAATCGACGAGCGAACCATAAACTGGCTCCCTTAGCTCCATCCGAGATAATCGCTTCTGGATAAAGATCATAACACCAATGGACTAATTTAGATTTTGGCACAAACCATTTTAGGCCAAAAAATAACAAAGGGGAAAATTGGGGATCCGTCCCAAGAATGATGACATCTTTTCTTGGAAGCATAAGAATTTTAAAAAACCATCCCAAAATCATCCAAATCGAATTGGCTAAACGCAAGAATTTATGCGCCTGATTCCATGCAGGGCGCCAAATTCTTATAATCCGAATCTGATTCCAAATCTCTTCTCTCTTTTCGATTTTTTGATCAGGATAGCGGCAATAACGGTTTGAAGCCAGCGCCGTCACCTCCCATCCTCTTTTCACCAGCTCTTCAGCAAATTGAGAAAAATGACGACTGCTCACGACATCGTCAGGATAGAAAAAATGATAAAGAACAATCGAGGAAGGAATCTCAGCAGCTCCTTTCGGTTCGCCAGTTGCCCGTTACCGGTTACCCGGTTACCATTCACCTGTCACCAGTTCTCCAGTTTTTCTTGCTTTTGCCTCGAGCTTCTAGCTTCCTAGCCTCCAGCCGTCTTTTTAAACTCTTGCCCCGTCGAATGACGGGGTTAAACTGTTTTGATTTACTTGAGCCAAAATCCATTCATAAGTACGTTCCAACCCCTCCTCCAGAGAAGTCCCCGGCTCCCAGTTCAAAACCTGTCTTAATCGAGTATTGTCACTGTTTCTTCCTCTCACACCCTGAGGCTTTGTCAAATCATGCCGCTTGACGATTTTCTTTCCTGCAATATGCGCTACAATATCCACCAACTCATCAATCGTCACTAAACGATCCGTTCCCAAATTCAAGGGTTCTTGATAAGTCGACTGCATTAATCTGAAAATTCCCTCCACACAATCTTCAATAAAGCAATACGATCTCGTCTGAAGACCATCCCCCCAAACCTCGATCTCATCTTCTCTTTTTGCGAGAGCAACTTTTCGACAAATAGCTGCCGGTGACTTCTCCTTTCCACCGTCATACGTCCCCAACGGTCCATAAATGTTATGGAAGCGGACAATATGAACCTCCATTTTATAATCCTCTCCATAATACTGAGTGGCTAACTCCGCAAATAATTTTTCCCAGCCATAACCGGGCTCGGCATCTGCCGGATAGGCATCTTCTTCTTTAAGAGGTGCCACATCAGCCTTTTTCTGTAAATATTGGGGATAAATGCAAGCGCTACTCGTATAAAGATACTTCTTAACTTTGGTATGATGAGCGCCCTCCAGCATATTTAAATTAATCAAAGCATTATTTCTTAAAATAGGGGCATGATTTCCAGTAATATAACCAATCCCACCCATATCGGCCGCAAGCTGATAAACCTCATCCATTCCCAAACAAGCCTCTTTACAATTCTTAAATTCTCTTAAATCTAGAATGCGAAAGTCATCCGCTTGTGTTTTCTCGTATTCAGGTTCTTTAAGATCCACCCCTCGAACCCAATAATTTTTGGTTTTAAGATATTTCACCAAATGATGCCCGATAAAGCCACCCGCTCCTGCGACCAATGCTTTTTTCAATACTATACCCTCCTATTTATTTGCCATTTCTTGAAATAAAATATTTTCCAATCACCAAAACGTCCATTTTTGTTCTTAAAAGGCAATTAATCGCCTCACTTGGCTGACATACAATGGGCTCATTCTCATTGAATGAAGTGTTGAGTATGATGGGAACACCCGTCAAAGATTCAAAACTTTTGATGAGACTCCAATAAAGAGAATTATCTTCCTTCCTAACGGTCTGAAGCCTCCCTGTCCCATCCACATGAGTGACGGCCGGAATCAAGCCTCTTTTCTCTTGTTTCACTGGATAAACTTTTAACATAAAGGGATCGGGATAATCATTCTCAAAAAAATCCCCGACCCGCTCAAGCAAAATGGAAGGAGCAAAGGGTCTAAAAGGTTCCCGGCGCTTAATCCGGGCATTCAAAATATCCTTCATTTCGGGCCGCCGAGGATCCGCTAAAATACTCCGATTTCCCAAGGCCCGAGCACCCCATTCCATGGGCCCCTGAAACCAACCCACCACTTTCCCCTCCGAAATAGCCTGGGCTGTTAACCTAATCAATTCCTCTTCAGGTAAATCCGAAATCCGAAATCCGAAATCCGAAATTTCACCACTTTGAATGGCTTTTGAAATATCCTCTTGATTAAACTCCGGCCCCCAATACGAATGATTCATTACAAAATTTCGGGGATTCCCCAAAATTTGATGATGAACGTAATAGGCACTGCCAATGGCAGTTCCAGCATCCCCAGCAGCAGGCTGAATATAAACCTCCTCAAAAGGAGTCCGGTCGAAAATCTTGCCATTGGCGACACTGTTCATCGCACAACCCCCAGCAAGGCATAATTTCTTTAGCCCAGTTCGCTGATAAACATGATTTAATATTGCAAAATAAATTTCCTCAAATACAAATTGTAAAGAAGCTGCAATATCTTGGTGATGAGGGGTTAACTCCTCCCCATTTTTCAGAGCGGAACCCAAAAGTTCTTCCCATTTTTGAGAGTACATCGTTCCAATGACAGGTTCTCCTCCCTCCCAACTCATCGCAACCCCTTCATTGTGATGCCTAAAAAAATTCAAGTCCAATTGAAGGCCTTTTGATACATCCCAGCGAATCATCTTACGAAACCCTTCTATATATATGGGCTTTCCATAGGAAGCCAATCCCATCACCTTATATTCATCCCCATAATGAGGGAACCCTAAAAATTGAGTCCCAGCCGTGTAAAAGAAGCCTAAAGAATGCGGGAAATTCACGCATCCTAAAACCTTCATTTTATTCCCCTGCCCCTTAGCCCACATGGTACTGACATAATCTCCGAGGGCATCAATTGAAATAACAGCAGCTTCCTCAAAAGGAGAGACAAAAAAACTACTTCCCATATGAGAGCGATGATGTTCCACGGGATGCAATTTTGATTTCATCTGGTAACGAGGAAGATCAAATTCAAGGCTCAAAACCTCTCGTAAATTTCTGACCTTAGAAAAATTTTTCGCCCGATTTTTGAGAAAAGAAGATTTCAAACGATGAGAAAGTAAAAATTTTATTTTTTTAAAAAAATTCGCTTTGGGGTCTCTTGAAATCGAAATGTGATCCACTTGAGCTAAAGATACACCCGCTTCTTTAAGACACGATTGAATGGCTTGTGTTGGAAACCCCGCCCAATGTTTTACACGACGAAAACGCTCTTCTTCCACAGCAGAGATTAACAAGCCATCAAGTAAAATTGCGGCTGAAGCGTCCGCATGATAAGCATTAATTCCTAAAATGAGCATAAGAAAAATAGAGGTTGAATTTAAATTGAAAATTTAAAAATAAAGAGTTTTTTATAAAACGTTTTAACATTATAATTTTTTATTGATTTATTCAAGTAACTTATAATAAGATGATTGCAATGTTTATTGCTCAATAATCTTTCTTGACAGTCAATTCTAATTTTGGTTAATCTTTTAGACAATTCTGGGTTTTTTTATTTCGTGCTTCTTTTCAGCTTTTTAAAAAGTTGTTTTGTCTCTCAACCAACAAACAGGGGGAAAATCTACATGAGATTTAAAATATTTCTTTTCGCTTTCATCATCACTCTTGTAACGTTTGGAATTCTCTCACCCGTTTCACAGTTCGTATCCTCAAGTGAAGCAGCCCCACCGGTAGCCACGGGCGGTCAAGAAGCTCCCGTTATTCAATATTTTTCAGGTGAGATTATTATTTA
This is a stretch of genomic DNA from Chlamydiota bacterium. It encodes these proteins:
- a CDS encoding NAD-dependent epimerase/dehydratase family protein, translating into MKKALVAGAGGFIGHHLVKYLKTKNYWVRGVDLKEPEYEKTQADDFRILDLREFKNCKEACLGMDEVYQLAADMGGIGYITGNHAPILRNNALINLNMLEGAHHTKVKKYLYTSSACIYPQYLQKKADVAPLKEEDAYPADAEPGYGWEKLFAELATQYYGEDYKMEVHIVRFHNIYGPLGTYDGGKEKSPAAICRKVALAKREDEIEVWGDGLQTRSYCFIEDCVEGIFRLMQSTYQEPLNLGTDRLVTIDELVDIVAHIAGKKIVKRHDLTKPQGVRGRNSDNTRLRQVLNWEPGTSLEEGLERTYEWILAQVNQNSLTPSFDGARV
- a CDS encoding carbamoyltransferase — translated: MLILGINAYHADASAAILLDGLLISAVEEERFRRVKHWAGFPTQAIQSCLKEAGVSLAQVDHISISRDPKANFFKKIKFLLSHRLKSSFLKNRAKNFSKVRNLREVLSLEFDLPRYQMKSKLHPVEHHRSHMGSSFFVSPFEEAAVISIDALGDYVSTMWAKGQGNKMKVLGCVNFPHSLGFFYTAGTQFLGFPHYGDEYKVMGLASYGKPIYIEGFRKMIRWDVSKGLQLDLNFFRHHNEGVAMSWEGGEPVIGTMYSQKWEELLGSALKNGEELTPHHQDIAASLQFVFEEIYFAILNHVYQRTGLKKLCLAGGCAMNSVANGKIFDRTPFEEVYIQPAAGDAGTAIGSAYYVHHQILGNPRNFVMNHSYWGPEFNQEDISKAIQSGEISDFGFRISDLPEEELIRLTAQAISEGKVVGWFQGPMEWGARALGNRSILADPRRPEMKDILNARIKRREPFRPFAPSILLERVGDFFENDYPDPFMLKVYPVKQEKRGLIPAVTHVDGTGRLQTVRKEDNSLYWSLIKSFESLTGVPIILNTSFNENEPIVCQPSEAINCLLRTKMDVLVIGKYFISRNGK
- a CDS encoding glycosyltransferase family 4 protein, whose amino-acid sequence is MSSRHFSQFAEELVKRGWEVTALASNRYCRYPDQKIEKREEIWNQIRIIRIWRPAWNQAHKFLRLANSIWMILGWFFKILMLPRKDVIILGTDPQFSPLLFFGLKWFVPKSKLVHWCYDLYPEAIISDGAKGASLWFARRFKKWMGWAYKRVDLMVDIGPCMRKRLDAYHHRARAETLVPWALVEPDQIESGDFQVRRKLFGDAKLGLLYSGNMGKAHDFSLFLQLARELRVKNSKVVFCFACRGNRFQELREAVTLEDSNIRFASFANEEDLEKRLNAADIHLASLRSEWDGVVVPSKFFGSLAVGKPVIYAGSENSSLAEWIREFKVGLILTDQNISSVRDEILKIAESPQQLQLSRENAYNVYRRFFSKKVVMDKWNRALRDLIQNSEREVELN